A single region of the bacterium genome encodes:
- a CDS encoding DUF92 domain-containing protein has product MMHEPTSNQDWFYGLSAFLLLGFLLVIVEWVRRRFHWSGEVTRKIIHIGTGLLVFISPLFLTSKTPAVALGIFFTAFNYFAVRFHWLKGIHGTSRTTYGTAWYPLAFSLLTFLCWDHNKPALMTAMLVLAIGDASAALIGGHWKRPHIYNLTGDAKSIEGSAGMLLVSFCVILISFYCLDRWNFLPWSWQLALITALTASMMATASEAVSARGSDNMTIPLSVALVVQVMTNSSEGFVLQFLFATFLSLAVSLLSYYARFLNAGGATAAFILGTIVFGLGGWTWAAPILVFFLTSSILSRLGKNRKQQYDLVFEKSSTRDVGQVIANGGVAGIIIILSFYYPNQDWYFVFLGVLAAVTSDTWATEIGVWFTAAPRNILNFRKVAAGTSGGVTLAGTLGGALGALSIAVSGYGVNGDLFLKSSLEFSFFWIILAGLIGSTVDSILGATFQSQYLCERCKKVTERKVHCGTRSTLIRGWEFFHNDRVNLICGLSGGLALYLIY; this is encoded by the coding sequence ATGATGCACGAGCCCACCTCGAATCAGGATTGGTTTTACGGCCTTTCTGCCTTCTTATTGCTTGGTTTTTTGTTAGTAATCGTCGAATGGGTTCGCCGCCGTTTTCATTGGTCCGGCGAGGTCACACGAAAGATTATCCACATCGGAACCGGCCTGCTTGTATTCATATCGCCTTTATTTTTGACATCCAAAACGCCCGCGGTCGCGCTGGGTATTTTTTTTACTGCCTTTAATTACTTCGCTGTTCGTTTTCATTGGCTAAAGGGTATACACGGTACGAGCCGAACTACCTACGGTACGGCATGGTATCCATTGGCTTTTTCATTGCTCACTTTTCTATGCTGGGATCATAATAAGCCCGCGCTCATGACCGCCATGTTGGTCTTGGCGATCGGCGATGCATCCGCCGCTTTGATCGGCGGACATTGGAAGAGACCGCACATCTACAATTTGACCGGTGATGCCAAAAGTATCGAAGGCTCTGCCGGCATGTTACTAGTATCTTTTTGCGTAATTCTTATTTCGTTTTATTGTCTCGACCGGTGGAATTTTCTTCCATGGTCATGGCAGCTTGCTCTGATAACGGCATTGACAGCCTCTATGATGGCAACCGCTTCGGAAGCGGTTTCAGCCAGAGGTTCGGATAATATGACCATTCCGCTCAGCGTTGCATTGGTAGTTCAGGTCATGACAAATTCATCTGAAGGTTTTGTTTTACAATTTTTATTTGCAACGTTCTTATCACTCGCCGTTTCGTTACTATCATACTATGCGCGTTTTCTAAATGCCGGAGGGGCTACGGCGGCTTTCATTTTAGGAACGATCGTGTTTGGGCTGGGCGGCTGGACATGGGCTGCCCCGATCCTGGTGTTTTTTTTAACCTCCAGCATTCTCTCAAGGCTTGGCAAAAACCGCAAGCAGCAATACGATCTCGTGTTTGAAAAGAGCAGTACCCGCGACGTCGGTCAGGTTATTGCCAATGGCGGCGTTGCAGGTATTATTATTATTCTATCGTTCTATTATCCGAATCAGGATTGGTATTTTGTTTTTCTGGGAGTATTAGCTGCGGTTACGAGCGACACTTGGGCTACGGAAATCGGAGTTTGGTTCACAGCCGCGCCCCGCAACATTCTGAATTTTAGAAAAGTGGCGGCGGGAACTTCCGGCGGTGTAACGCTTGCCGGTACATTGGGCGGGGCTCTCGGGGCATTAAGCATCGCCGTTAGCGGGTATGGGGTCAACGGAGACTTATTTCTGAAAAGTTCATTGGAGTTTAGCTTTTTTTGGATTATCTTAGCAGGATTAATTGGAAGCACGGTGGACAGCATTCTTGGAGCAACTTTTCAATCACAGTATCTCTGCGAGCGGTGCAAAAAAGTGACCGAACGCAAGGTACATTGTGGCACACGTTCAACTTTAATCCGCGGATGGGAATTTTTTCATAACGACCGGGTCAATTTGATCTGCGGTTTGAGCGGCGGCTTGGCCTTGTATTTGATCTACTAA
- a CDS encoding 4Fe-4S dicluster domain-containing protein, translated as MIQINYDKCDLCGACVGVCPFDAMELTEVRLSVIHSNCTECDFCVEICPFEVLTNDGVPLKPRASERRKPSIHSVT; from the coding sequence ATGATTCAGATTAACTATGATAAATGTGATCTTTGCGGAGCCTGTGTGGGAGTGTGTCCGTTTGATGCGATGGAACTTACCGAAGTTCGCCTCAGCGTGATTCACTCTAATTGCACCGAATGTGATTTTTGCGTGGAGATATGCCCGTTCGAAGTGCTGACCAATGACGGCGTTCCGCTCAAACCGCGCGCATCCGAGCGCAGAAAACCATCGATTCATTCCGTAACGTAA
- a CDS encoding cystathionine gamma-synthase: MGFLTDSIHAGQTPDPTTGAVITPIYQTSTYAQEELGVSKGFDYGRTINPTRVALENNIAALENGKFGLAFSSGMSAIQAIAGLLSAGDHVIVSDNVYGGTFRFFDKIMRRYGLTFSWVDTSDVKNITDAITKETKMIYVETPTNPMLTITDLKSVAEIGKKNKFITVVDNTFMSPYFQRPLEFGIDIVLHSTTKYINGHSDVIGGIVVTGSQELHDKLRFLQNAIGGVPSPFDCWLVMRSTKTLALRMRQHNENAIQMAKFLSTHPKVKKVYYPGLPSHPQYELAKKQMSGFGGMISIELGSLENGKNLLRNVKIFALAESLGGVESLICHPASMTHGSIPLEDRIKLHLTDGLVRLSVGCEDPEDLIADIKAALEKV; encoded by the coding sequence ATGGGTTTTTTAACGGATTCAATTCATGCCGGGCAAACGCCCGATCCGACTACCGGCGCGGTCATTACGCCGATCTATCAGACGTCGACGTATGCTCAGGAGGAACTCGGGGTCAGCAAAGGTTTTGATTACGGGCGCACGATCAATCCGACGCGCGTTGCATTGGAAAACAATATTGCGGCTTTGGAGAACGGAAAATTTGGTTTAGCTTTTTCAAGCGGCATGTCGGCCATTCAGGCAATAGCCGGGCTTCTGAGCGCCGGAGATCATGTGATCGTTTCAGATAATGTGTACGGCGGGACGTTTCGTTTCTTTGACAAGATCATGCGCCGCTATGGCCTGACTTTTTCATGGGTGGATACGTCGGACGTAAAAAATATTACCGACGCAATTACTAAAGAAACAAAAATGATTTATGTGGAAACCCCGACCAATCCGATGCTGACCATTACCGATCTGAAATCCGTTGCTGAGATCGGTAAAAAAAATAAGTTCATTACGGTCGTGGACAACACCTTTATGAGTCCGTATTTTCAACGACCGTTGGAGTTTGGAATTGATATCGTTCTGCACAGCACGACGAAGTACATCAACGGCCACAGCGATGTGATCGGCGGCATTGTGGTTACGGGTAGTCAGGAACTCCACGACAAATTGCGTTTTCTGCAAAATGCGATCGGCGGAGTGCCTTCGCCGTTTGACTGCTGGCTGGTAATGCGCTCCACTAAAACGCTGGCATTACGCATGCGTCAGCATAATGAAAATGCCATTCAAATGGCGAAGTTCCTCAGTACGCATCCCAAAGTTAAAAAAGTGTATTATCCGGGATTGCCGTCGCATCCGCAGTATGAATTGGCAAAAAAGCAAATGAGCGGTTTCGGCGGAATGATCTCAATCGAATTGGGGTCATTGGAAAACGGGAAAAATTTATTACGCAACGTCAAAATTTTTGCTTTAGCGGAAAGTTTGGGCGGCGTCGAAAGTCTCATTTGTCACCCGGCAAGTATGACGCACGGTTCCATTCCGCTCGAGGACCGGATAAAGCTGCATCTGACTGACGGATTGGTAAGGCTATCCGTCGGCTGTGAAGATCCCGAAGATCTGATTGCCGATATTAAAGCCGCATTAGAAAAAGTTTAG